A window from Cryptomeria japonica chromosome 1, Sugi_1.0, whole genome shotgun sequence encodes these proteins:
- the LOC131856278 gene encoding uncharacterized protein LOC131856278 — protein sequence MDRREVEDSGDGDDGDEDETPRKEEEAVPTDQRPLLNALKSMERRTMDGKLELPIFSGKMDPNLVMDWIEALTSFFECEDILEHQRVKMARSKLKGAALTWCNLIQTERVKNGKSMIRSWNRMIALIKETYVLEDYGVQLHRRKQNLKKKDMDVSTYTEEFLKLCIKAKTTEIEEEKLARYINGLKFSIQDELNLHTLGNVHKCYQMELKVEEKFKKKQDQNNRGRGPFRGRGNNGGSQGDTNQEDSKGEGSNRGSFRGRRPNYRGRSQGRGPIRCYNCNQEGHIANRCPEKANNNTMGERKSNLIQKSDYQSVNNSNTFQSVNAPDSYGYPERGEALMMRRALLKVPITKEPPQRKAIFKTTCKSRGKVCKVMIDSSSIENFVSMEMVEKLKLKRIPHPYPYKVSWLTQGQQALVEEQAWAQHDGFRNTYSITKDGKIIELLPLMEDEEEPKGKEAKVMLMERKEFMKEVREEGGLCFALIPVPKKEAADVGVADQQGRPRMVPYEVQELLDKYKGVISKGMPKTLPPIREISHCIDFIPGATLPNKAAYKLTPQQNEEVATQIADLLNAAIRNDDLEQQADANFPKHEPPTLEKVLDTKVVKKTRNKEYTQYLVKWKGKPNNEAVWMDEKKIEAHDTTLQQLISSGLEISCPQEYDAGASSNPTQSSLEETNN from the exons ATGGATAGGAGGGAAGTGGAAGACTCtggagatggagatgatggggatgaggatgagaccCCAAGGAAGGAAGAAGAAGCGGTTCCTACAGACCAGAGACCCCTCTTGAATGctctcaaatccatggagaggagaaccatggatggGAAACTAGAACTACCTATTTTCAGTGGCAAGATGGATCCAAACTTGGTCATGGATTGGATAGAGGCTTTAACtagcttctttgaatgtgaagacattcttGAGCACCAAAGGGTAAAGATGGCAaggtccaagttgaagggagcagccTTGACTTGGTGTAATTTGATCCAGACAGAGAGGGTGAAGAATGGAAAGAGTATGATCAGATCATGGAATAGAATGATTGCTTTGATCAAAGAGACCTATGTGCTAGAGGACTATGGAGTGCAACttcatagaagaaaacaaaatctcaaaaaaaaGGACATGGATGTAAGCACATACACTGAAGAATTCTTGAAATTGTGTATAAAGGCCAAGACCAcagagatagaggaagagaagtTGGCGAGATACATCAATGGTCTAAAATTTTCTATACAAGATGAGTTAAATCTACACACCCTAGGTAATGTACACAAATGCTACCAAATGGAATTGAAGGTAGAAGAGAAATTCAAAAAGAAACAAGATCAGAACAATAGGGGCAGAGGTCCCTTTAGAGGAAGGGGAAACAATGGCGGTTCCCAAGGAGACACCAACCAAGAGGACAGCAAGGGTGAAGGCAGCAACAGAGGAAGCTTCAGAGGTAGAAGACCAAACTACAGAGGTAGATCACAAGGGAGAGGCCCCATAAGgtgttacaattgcaaccaagaAGGTCACATTGccaataggtgtccagagaaggcaaaCAACAACACTATGGGAGAAAGAAAGAGCAATCTAATCCAAAAATCTGATTATCAAAGTGTGAACAACAGCAACACTTTTCAAAGTGTAAATGCACCTGATTCTTATGGGTATCCggaaagaggtgaagctttgatgatgaggagagcactCCTAAAGGTTCCTATCACAAAAGAACCCCCACAAAGGAAGGCAATCTTCAAGACAACTTGCAAATCACGAGGTAAAGTCTGCAAAGTTATGATAGATTCCAGTTCAATTGAAAATTTTGTGTCCATGGAGATGGTGGAGAAGCTTAAGCTTAAGAGGATACCACATCCTTATCCatataaggtgtcatggctcacCCAAGGGCAACAAGCTCTTGTGGAAGAACAAGCATGG gcacaacatgatggctTTAGAAACACCTATTCTATCACCAAGGATGGGAAGATCATAGAGTTGCTACCTTTGATGGAGGATGAAGAAGAGCCTAAGGGGAAAGAGGCTAAGGTGATGCTGATGGAGAGAAAGGAGTTCATGAAGGAGGTGAGAGAGGAAGGaggattatgttttgcattgataccTGTTCCTAAGAAGGAGGCTGCAGATGTAGGAGTAGCAGATCAACAAGGGAGACCTAGGATGGTTCCTTATGAAGTGCAAGAGCTTCTTGACAAGTATAAGGGTGTGATTTCAAAGGGTATGCCTAAGACCCTCCCTCCTATTAGAGAAATCAGTCATTgtattgactttataccaggagcaaCATTGCCCaacaaggctgcatacaaactgaccccacaacaaaatgaagaGGTGGCCACGCAGATTGCTGATCTACTTAATGCAG CTATACGTAATGATGATTTGGAGCAGCAGGCTGATGCAAATTTTCCTAAGCATGAACCACCTACCCTAGAGAAAGTGTTGGATACTAAAGTTgttaagaagacaaggaacaaggagtataCACAATACTTGGTTAAATGGAAAGGCAAACCTAATAATGAGGCTGTGTGGATGGATGAAAAGAAAATTGAGGCCCATGACACCACCTTGCAGcagctcatctcaagtggacttgagatttcttgcCCCCAAGAGTATGATGCAGGGGCATCTTCAAATCCAACACAAAGTTCTCTTGAGGAGACAAATAACTAA